In Coleofasciculus sp. FACHB-1120, one genomic interval encodes:
- the gyrB gene encoding DNA topoisomerase (ATP-hydrolyzing) subunit B, which translates to MTSSYSADQIQVLEGLEPVRKRPGMYIGSTGPRGLHHLVYEVVDNSIDEALAGYCTHVEIDINADGSVTVTDDGRGIPTGIHPTTNKSALETVMTVLHAGGKFGGGGYKVSGGLHGVGISVVNALSEWVEVTVWRENQEHKMRFERGIPVTQLKATPIQEARTGTSISFKPDLQIFVTTGIEFDYTTLASRLRELAYLNAGVKITFTDSRLELVKGGEPRVETYCYEGGIKEYIAYMNSDKQALHEEIIYVSGERNNVQVEVALQWCVDAYTDTLLGFANNIRTVDGGTHLEGLKAVLTRTLNAIARKRNKIKENEPNLGGENVREGLTGVISVKVPDPEFEGQTKTKLGNTEVRGIVDSLVGEVLTEYLEFRPNVGDAILEKAIQAFKAAEAARHARELVRRKSVLESSPLPGKLADCSTRDPSESEIYIVEGDSAGGSAKQGRDRRNQAILPLRGKILNIEKTDDAKIYKNTEIQALITALGLGVKGEEFDASQLRYHCIVIMTDADVDGAHIRTLLLTFFYRYQRALIEQGYIYIACPPLYKVERGRNHYYCYSDREMANLIQHEFPANANYTIQRFKGLGEMMPQQLWDTTMNPETRTLKRVEIEDAAEADRIFTVLMGDRVAPRREFIETYGPRLNLNDLDI; encoded by the coding sequence ACGCCGATGGTTCGGTGACGGTGACAGACGATGGGCGGGGAATTCCCACAGGTATTCATCCCACTACAAACAAATCAGCTTTGGAAACGGTAATGACGGTGCTGCACGCCGGAGGAAAGTTTGGCGGCGGCGGTTACAAGGTTTCTGGTGGTTTGCACGGGGTTGGGATCTCCGTAGTAAATGCCTTGTCTGAGTGGGTGGAGGTAACTGTTTGGCGCGAGAATCAGGAGCATAAGATGCGCTTTGAGCGGGGTATTCCCGTCACTCAACTGAAGGCAACGCCAATTCAAGAAGCCAGAACAGGCACCTCGATTAGTTTCAAGCCAGATTTGCAGATTTTTGTGACTACTGGCATTGAGTTTGATTACACCACCTTGGCAAGCCGTCTACGGGAACTTGCTTACTTAAATGCGGGTGTCAAAATCACCTTTACTGACAGCCGCCTGGAATTAGTTAAGGGTGGAGAGCCAAGAGTAGAAACCTACTGTTATGAGGGAGGTATTAAAGAGTATATCGCCTATATGAATAGCGATAAGCAGGCTCTCCACGAAGAAATTATCTATGTATCTGGCGAACGCAACAACGTGCAGGTAGAGGTGGCGTTGCAGTGGTGCGTCGATGCTTATACAGACACGCTGTTGGGGTTTGCAAATAATATTCGCACAGTTGACGGCGGTACTCACCTGGAAGGGTTGAAGGCGGTGTTGACGCGGACGCTGAATGCGATCGCTCGCAAGCGCAATAAAATCAAAGAAAATGAACCGAACCTCGGTGGAGAGAATGTCCGCGAAGGGTTAACGGGCGTTATCTCTGTCAAAGTTCCCGATCCGGAATTTGAAGGACAAACGAAAACAAAACTCGGTAACACCGAAGTTCGAGGAATCGTCGATTCCCTAGTCGGTGAAGTTTTGACTGAATATTTAGAGTTTCGCCCAAACGTTGGCGATGCGATTCTGGAAAAAGCGATTCAAGCTTTCAAAGCCGCAGAAGCAGCGCGTCACGCACGGGAATTAGTGCGCCGCAAATCGGTTTTGGAATCTTCCCCTTTACCGGGTAAATTAGCTGATTGCAGTACGCGAGATCCCTCGGAGTCTGAGATTTATATCGTGGAAGGCGACTCAGCCGGAGGAAGTGCCAAGCAAGGGCGCGACAGACGCAACCAAGCCATCCTCCCATTGCGCGGTAAAATTCTCAACATTGAGAAAACCGACGATGCCAAAATCTACAAAAACACCGAAATCCAGGCGCTAATCACAGCACTGGGATTGGGTGTCAAGGGTGAGGAGTTCGATGCTTCTCAGCTGCGCTATCACTGCATCGTGATTATGACTGACGCCGACGTAGACGGCGCACACATCCGGACGCTGTTGTTGACGTTCTTCTATCGATATCAACGGGCGTTGATTGAGCAGGGTTACATCTATATCGCTTGTCCTCCACTCTATAAGGTAGAACGCGGACGCAATCATTACTATTGCTATAGCGATCGCGAAATGGCAAACCTGATTCAGCATGAGTTTCCTGCCAATGCGAACTACACCATCCAACGATTCAAAGGCTTGGGTGAAATGATGCCGCAACAGTTGTGGGATACTACCATGAACCCGGAAACCCGCACCCTGAAACGGGTGGAAATTGAAGACGCGGCTGAAGCCGATCGTATCTTTACCGTCTTAATGGGCGATCGCGTTGCACCCCGCCGCGAATTTATCGAAACCTATGGCCCTCGCCTCAACCTCAACGATCTAGATATCTAG